The Rhodothermus marinus DSM 4252 DNA segment AGTCGTAATCGACGCGGAAGCCCCGCCGCATGCCGCGCCAGTAGCGCGGGTTCTGGACCTCGTCGCCATTTTTCGAGGCGACGCTGCCCGCCAGGTAGTACATGCCGTTCTGGTCGAACGTGGCCGTGGCGTCGTACAGGTCGGTCATCATGCCGTCGCTCTGATCGGCCAGCGACTGCGCCACGATCTCGGCCACGGCCTGCGCGTCTTCTTCGCTGAGCGCCGTCTCGTTGCCGCTCTGCAGCGCGTCGCAGGCTGCCAGCGAAAGGGCCAGCAGCAACATCAGTCCACCGTGATAGAACCGCTTCATCGCACACCTCCTGTGGTTTGGTGATTCGGATGGTACAACAGGCCGGCCTGCTGTCGACCGGCTACTTCCTGTACACGAAAGACGACCGCTACCCCCATCCGAATCCCCAAAAATCCAGAGCGCTTATGCGACGTGTCGCCCGAACCCCGGAAGCGCCCGCCAGAAACCGCGCCAGTCCGTGCATCATTACGCCCGGGCAAACGGCCACGTCCTCACCACGACGGGCGCCCATGGTGTCCGCCCCGTCGCACCCGTCGGCTCATGTCCGATCCATGGGGTGCGCCATCATGCATGATGGTGCTGTGGCCATCCAGCGCGGAGCGGGCGGTTGTGTTCGAAGCACGCTTGCTCGCTCCCGATTGCCGGAAGGCCGCACGCAAAAAAAACAACCCGTGGCGGCCGCCGAACGACCGACTGCCACGGGTTGATGTCCTCTATGGATCGCCTACCTCAGCGCACCCGGACCAACCGGCCCGAGAACACCTCGTGCGTACCGCCGGGCGACGCTACCAGCACCCGGTACACGTACATGCCGGCGGCCAGGTCGTCCACTTCCAGCTGCAGGCGCCGTGCCCGTCCTGCTTCCAGCCGCGAGCGCGGCACGCGCCGCACCAGCCGCCCCAGCATATCGTACACCTCCACCGCCACCTGCGACGAAGCCGGAAGGTCCAGCAGCAACTCCACGACGCCCGCACGCACCGGGTTGGGATAGTGCCCGTGGAAGGCGATGCGATCGGGCAACCCTCCCTCCGTCGCGGTCAGTTGGCCCCGCACCAGCACCAGCGGCACCGCCGGACCCACCACTTCGCGCACATCGCCGCCCTCGACGCGGCTGCTGTCGGTGGCGACTACGCGGTGGTACAACCGCTGCTGCTGTCCCGGCGCCGTGCCCAGCGAATCCAGCAGATCAGCCAGTTCCCGATAGGAGAGACCAACCACGGTATCCCGTCCGGTCACGCGGCGGCGAAGTACCTGCGCAAACAGCGAGTCGTGGGCCAGCTCCCAGCGGTAATAGACCGGATCGCCGTCCGGGTCACGCACGCCCCACCAGACAATCTGTAACGTATCCGTGGGCTCCCCGGCAATCTGCACCGCTTCCCACACCACAGGAAGTTCCAGGGCCGGCGGCGACGGCAAACTGTTCTTTCGAACCAGCTCCAGCCGCCGTGCCGCGCCCAACACCTCCGTATGACCATCGCTGACCACCACCCGGTGGTACAACGCCAACCGCTCCCCTACACCCAGACCCACCGAATCCGCCAGCGACCAAAGCTCCGATGGCAACACCACCACCAACGTGTCCCCCGTCTCCACTCGACGCCAAACCCGAGCAAAATCCCCCTCCGGCGACAACTCCCACCTGTACCGCAACGCATCGCCATCAGCGTCCCACGACGCACCCCACACCACACGCAACGTGTCGCCACCTCCTGCACCAACCTCCAGCACCGATCCGTCGGCCGGCTCCAGCATCTCCGCCAACGCCGGCACACTGTTTTCAATCTGCAGGAACAATGGCTGGGCGGTCCCTGCAACTTCCGCCCGCTTTCCTCCGGCCAGCATGGTGCTGTCCCACACGACGACGCAATGGGCCAGCCAGCGTCCTTCTCCCACCGATACACCCAGCGAATCCAGCAGGGCGATCAATTCCTGATGCGAAACGGCGACCGAAGTGTCGGTCCCCACCCACACGCGGCGGTACACGTGCTGCATCGACGTATCCCCCAGTTCCCAGCGATAGACCAGGACGTCGCCATCGGCATCCGTTGCAGGCGGCCAGCTTACCCACAGCGTATCGAGCACGCTTCGGCTCAGACGCAGGGTGTCGCCGGAAACCGGCCTGACCGGCGCCACGGCGACGGGAAGATGCAGCAGCTCCTGCGGAAGGAACTCCAGCGCGCCGATGTCGCACCGCGGCGTGCCGTCTTCGTCGCCATCCTGCGGCCGCTCCACCCCCCGAAGGTCCTCGGTCGGACACACACTGTCGTCTCCCGCATCCAGCGCCGGACTGTCGGCAATAAGCCGGTAAATACCCGTCGAGTCGTCCGTCACCACCAGACGCGCATCACGCCCTATGACGTTGCCATTCTGCCCGTCCTGAAGGCCGCAGGCGCTGGCAACATCTTGGATCACGTTATTTGATGAGCTTAAATCAAGCACACCCATACAATCTTTACCAACATTATTAGCAAACAAACTATTATTTAATGCAATAAAACTATCAACACTGTACAATCCTCCACCTTGATCAGCATTATTATGAATAAGAGAAAGATTATTCCATTCTACAAAATTGCTTTCTTTGACATAGATTGCTCCACCACTAGATACAGCTTTATTATTAAAAAGGATAATATTTTTAGCAATACTTCCATTCGATTTATAAATATACATCCCACCACCATCATATCTGGCCATATTATTGTACACATATACATTAAAAAACTGAGGATCTCCGTTATTTACGTATATACCCCCACCATAATCAGCAACATTGTTAGCAATAACAACGTTGTATAAGATTGGATCTGACCCAGATATAGTGATCCCACCGCCTCTACTATATTGCCCAGAATATTGTTGATATTTAGGACCCACAACGTGAGCTATTATAGAATTGCTTACAACAGCTTCGCTCCCAAAAATCTTAATCCCTGATATACCTCCAAACACATAAACGCTATCTACAACGACAGAACTTTCCTCGAAAACAATCCCGGATTCATTAATAACAGCATTTTTTACCACAAGATTTGATCTATAAACATCAATCCCCCACCCATATTCAATTTCAATATTCAAAATTGAACACTCTTTACACCCCCTCATAAAAATATTTCTTCCTTTATTGTGTACAAATTTACTATTTAATATATCCATATAACCGTACACTAATGAGAAAAACAAAGCATCCTTTTCGTTTTGAACAAAATAAACGTCATCTATAGATAGATATGCCTCGTAACCATCAACATATATTCCAGCCCCAACATTTGATATATTTTTTTCAATAATAACACTATAAAACCTACTAAAACCTCCACTACTATTCACATAAACACCTCCTCCTATCCCAGATTTGTTACTATAGATATTGCTATTTTTAATTTCAATATTGCTATTATACACACAAATTCCCCCTCCTTTTTGATCAGACATATTGAATTCAATTTGCAAATTATACAAAAAAACATTGCTTGATGAAAGTATATAAAAGCCTCCCCC contains these protein-coding regions:
- a CDS encoding choice-of-anchor Q domain-containing protein, translating into MVRMLRGLATGLMVALLLGTSAQAQRIIYVKKDATGANDGSSWADAYTSLQDALAAAQAGDEIWVAAGVYYPDEGTGLTDNDRTLSFQMKSGVAIYGGFAGTETDRSQRDWEANPTVLSGDLDQNDIDADGDGKYELLRGNNSLHVVYVVADSLVLDGFKISGGIASDISDNCGGGFYILSSSNVFLYNLQIEFNMSDQKGGGICVYNSNIEIKNSNIYSNKSGIGGGVYVNSSGGFSRFYSVIIEKNISNVGAGIYVDGYEAYLSIDDVYFVQNEKDALFFSLVYGYMDILNSKFVHNKGRNIFMRGCKECSILNIEIEYGWGIDVYRSNLVVKNAVINESGIVFEESSVVVDSVYVFGGISGIKIFGSEAVVSNSIIAHVVGPKYQQYSGQYSRGGGITISGSDPILYNVVIANNVADYGGGIYVNNGDPQFFNVYVYNNMARYDGGGMYIYKSNGSIAKNIILFNNKAVSSGGAIYVKESNFVEWNNLSLIHNNADQGGGLYSVDSFIALNNSLFANNVGKDCMGVLDLSSSNNVIQDVASACGLQDGQNGNVIGRDARLVVTDDSTGIYRLIADSPALDAGDDSVCPTEDLRGVERPQDGDEDGTPRCDIGALEFLPQELLHLPVAVAPVRPVSGDTLRLSRSVLDTLWVSWPPATDADGDVLVYRWELGDTSMQHVYRRVWVGTDTSVAVSHQELIALLDSLGVSVGEGRWLAHCVVVWDSTMLAGGKRAEVAGTAQPLFLQIENSVPALAEMLEPADGSVLEVGAGGGDTLRVVWGASWDADGDALRYRWELSPEGDFARVWRRVETGDTLVVVLPSELWSLADSVGLGVGERLALYHRVVVSDGHTEVLGAARRLELVRKNSLPSPPALELPVVWEAVQIAGEPTDTLQIVWWGVRDPDGDPVYYRWELAHDSLFAQVLRRRVTGRDTVVGLSYRELADLLDSLGTAPGQQQRLYHRVVATDSSRVEGGDVREVVGPAVPLVLVRGQLTATEGGLPDRIAFHGHYPNPVRAGVVELLLDLPASSQVAVEVYDMLGRLVRRVPRSRLEAGRARRLQLEVDDLAAGMYVYRVLVASPGGTHEVFSGRLVRVR